TCTGAAAAATGTAATTCTTCAGAACGGACGCGGGAAAGTGATTGACGTATCCGAGTATATTCAGGACGGCAATGACAATCGCTGGGAGCATCTGGTTTGGGCTTATCACAACATCTATCCACGGATCAAAGGAACGCCCATATCCCCACGCATGCTGCAAACGATCAAATGGGGATACAATCAGTTCGATCATGCCAACGTCAAAATGGACGACCTCACCAAGAAAGCCAATCGTCTGTTCTCCAGATTTATGAAATGAGCACGTTGTACACATAGATGATTGTCTTGTTATTATTGAATCAAAACCACCCGGATGAACGCCTTGAATTGGCCTTTATCCGGGTTATTCTTTGTATATGTGCGTATGCGTATGCGTATGATTATGGTTACGGTAACCACTGCTGTGTGCTCTGCTTCTGCTTCTACTTCTACTTCTGCTCACATTGCGACTGCGAGTTACTCAGGGTCTCAACCATCTTTATAGACATTTTATTCGAGACTACTGGTAAACTGGTCGTGCTCAACCTTCTTTTCTTCCACGTCCCTGCGAGGGGGTCATGCCCTTGTATTGTTTGTATAATTTCGTAAAATAGTTGGCGTTGTCGCAGCCGACTCTGGCGGCGATCTCCGTAATGGTCAGACTACTGCCTTGCAGCAGTTGCTCTGCCTCACTCATCCTGCACCCGTTCACGTATTCCACAAAGGTACGTCCGGTCAGCTTTTTGAACATTTTGCAGAAGTGATACGCATTCAATCCCACATGACTTGCCGCTTCCGTAACAGACATCTTACCTGTGGGGTCCGCTTCAATCTGTGCGATCAACTGTTTGAAACGTTCGCGGTTGGGAAAATACGATCCGACCGTTTTATCCGGTAGCTGCTGCGGCATAAAGGTTCGCGCAAGCAGGGTGAACAAGGCGTGCAGCTTGGATTTCACCACGAGCTGATAAGCCGGGGGCTGTAACGCCATTTCCTCCACAGCTTCATTCAATAAAGAATAATAGCCTGTGCAGGCTGTGTTTTCCTCTGCCGGTTTGACCGGAAATCTCACTCTTCCTTCCAAATACGGCGCGACATATTGCTCATGCACAGGAT
The nucleotide sequence above comes from Paenibacillus sp. W2I17. Encoded proteins:
- a CDS encoding AraC family transcriptional regulator gives rise to the protein MLDLKALHENTRIDHKSHPFQLFQNRCSDMKAEECILYLHWHEHFELIIMRKGSALFHIDSKPYVVRAGEVIIIPGGTLHVGYALDDGDVHYDSVVVNRALFHDFTHDPVHEQYVAPYLEGRVRFPVKPAEENTACTGYYSLLNEAVEEMALQPPAYQLVVKSKLHALFTLLARTFMPQQLPDKTVGSYFPNRERFKQLIAQIEADPTGKMSVTEAASHVGLNAYHFCKMFKKLTGRTFVEYVNGCRMSEAEQLLQGSSLTITEIAARVGCDNANYFTKLYKQYKGMTPSQGRGRKEG